The DNA region GATGCAAAAGCAGATCTCactatatgttctctttcctCGAATTGTATATCCGGAGGGGTAGGCCTTGGATACCAATTTCGAGTAGTAAAAGTATGCGTTGCTGATTCCCTAGGATAAAATTGCCCACtatgatttcctttaattttgtttatctgtaattctttaaattggttttcaagattattaatttcagaatcagatagatcaggtgaatctgtcttacttaatacattaatatgagattgtcttgaagtggatgcattattatcaatatttaatttttctaatttgctagagatctgttctagtaaatcttctttagtcttggaaaaactagattttaagtgagcaggtatttcatggggaataaacaaaggaatttctttagcttctttaacaggagttttaataggagatattaagttttcaattctttctaattgtttactcatggtttttaaatataaattagtataattattttgttggattatattatcagtatttttagtttctggagaagttaatctctttattggtgatgctaatatttgtgtatttctttgattatatttaatagcctcaaaaggagggtattcttcataaataatttgattattttctactttaacccattgattagtggtcctatttatagtcgacaactgatttgatttatatatttcaaaccatatgaagaaaggtatattaatttttatgctttctaaatattcatagtattttacttggatataatctctttctagttgtgagaaagtagagaaaaataaaagtcttttctgcttattttcttctttcatataatcttgtttaagatattctttattgattttgaattcttctttactcagggtaaatatttgggaatcatctccaactacctgtgaataggttggagaagaaggttcaggttctttattctgatgaggattagaagaggatgctgaatcagggtgattgactgaatatacaggtgtatcaataatatttccagGAATAATTCCCCGGACTTGTGTATctagattttgtattttatttctagaGACTGAAGTCATTGTAGATCTAttgtcaaaattttgaaatctatTCCTACTAATTGTAGATCGTGGTGTATGGTAACTGGAGGATGCTGGAgaagaataatgagaaaatgatctcctaaaaggttggaaggcaatttggactgttccgtcctggttttgatctatataatctaaatcatctttagaattattttctacattcggtaatggaataatattttctaattgccattcattaggaagagtaacctgattccaatgaatttgtttaggaatttgtatactagaatttggtgtactagattgtaataataatgtatagccctttggactagtaatgagagcttgtggctctaatgttgttttcattaatttataatggattctatatactacagttaaaggatgtgatcctttcatcatatgatagccatttgttttaatatttaatgttaaggcatgtaaaatattagagtcaaataatgagagtgaataattaggataacagttaaaatatactgggccttggaataaactagattcaaccatgccaagtaatgaatcatggaaattataatgtcttccatctcttaaacagagtaatactgaagcatttagtccatttctggtaagtggttttacagccacttgtactaatccaatatgtataaatgaatatttctgttccttatggtgtttaatggcttcttttgttaatagttgtaatgattcataatcattatttaggctaatagtcttttctactgttttaattgtataatttgtgaggaatgataattttgaagaaaaagttgaatatttatatatttggtttttaggtacattaggaattgtccaatcttgtaaatttctttctatgtctataatgctataatcttcttgatttacattttcagtttctaaaggTGTGTTAACCGTAGATGTTTCAggtttgaataaagaattcattgaaatagaatttttatgcaaagatttcctatataaaagagaaataagtagattAAGATCTTGAGGGAACACCACCGGGACCACCCTTAAAGCCTCCTTGGCAAGATTGGGCTGACCAACGGATTTTCACGGCTTATAatctatcatataatataaaattattttatataaaattatatatattatatatattttttatatatataatataaaaaataatataaaagcattttatataatataaaaaattaaaatatatatatataaattgattcaGTCTAGTCCGATTTATTACatgttaaaaaagtaaaaattaaaattagaccaattttgatttgttttgaaaaaaatataatcagtACCAGACCGGTCGGTCCAGTTTACGAAATTGACTACCCACACGAAAAACCTAACCCGATCCGGGTCGgttgacatgaaaattgaaaCCCACAAGGGGAGAGTCGTTGTGACTTGTGTTCCAATTCAAGCCCTCGAAAGGATCACCCACGTCAAAGAGCGAACCCTCGAAGATCTCAGCTTAAAGGCTGGCTCGCTTGGGGTCTCTTTGCTCGCTTCATTCAGTAATAAACCTTAGCCCTCACTATTGCAGATTTTCCTTGCTGCTGCGACTCTTCCTTCTTGCTATATATATTCTTGTTTTTTACAAGTTAAATCAATGCTCATTTGAATGcttttgttctatttttccCTAACGATTGAATTAATGTCCAGTGCATGTGGTTATAACTTCTTCTTGATATATTGCAGGGCATTGATGAATAACATATTCCTTTCAATTTTCACTCCGCATATTTCCGCTCGAGGAAGACCGACACCGATATTATATTAGTGAATCCTGATACAGAGAGATTCTTCAAAGTTCCTAAAATATCTgataaaagagtaaaaaaacagagagagagctCCCGTATCGGTAAAATGGCTGGGAGAGTGGAATCTGCCCCATTTGATTGGATGGAAGAGAATAGCGTGCATCAATATGAGACTCCTGTAAGAACTAAAAGGAAGGTAAGATCGAAGAAAAAGGAGTTTCTTGGTTGGGGATCGAGACAGCTCATCGAGTTCCTTCAATCGATTGGAAAAGATACGAGTGAGCATATCTCTCAATATGATGCTGCCGCCATTATAAATGACTATGTTAATAACAACCACCTTCTTCACCCcacaaaaaagaagagaattcTTTGTGATGAGAGGCTCCACTCAGTTTTTGGAAGGAAAACAGTAAGCCGAATCAAAATCCATGACTTGCTGGAACCACATTTTGCCGAAAACCAAGAGGAATCGGATGAAGTTTTTTCATACAGCTCTGATGAGAGGGAGAACGTTTTGGAGACGTATGAACAGGATAATATCTCGAGTATGGAAAGAACAACccaccaaaagaaaaaagtttccGTAACTCCGACAAGTTGTTTTGCTGCCTTAAATCCTCACAACATTAAGCTTGTCTACTTGAGAAAAAGTCTAGTTGAAGATCTTCTCAAGGACCCTGAAACCTTTGAAGATAAACTACTAGGAAGCTTCGTCAGGATCAAATCTGACCCTAATGATTACCTTCAGAAAAACTCTCACCAGCTTGTCCAAGTCACAGGTAGTCTGCTAATTTCTAAACCCTGTTGTATGGGCTGAAATTTTTATCTCGTGGCGTTTTTTTCCACTATTATACTGTATTGTTTCACAAGCATTCAGTAGCTTGTATTTACACacacccaaaaaaataatagaaactaGATATTATACCACTCGAGAAGATAAATATAAAACCATTAACACCTAAGAAAAATAATCCCTCTTTATTGGTTTATTTGTACTTTTCTTAAGCGATTATAATTGAAATTTGCATTATATAGTGAAGTCTTGTTTCTTATCAACATGACTAATGTTCCAAATATAATTCATGTGTCCGCTACAAACCACTGACTAGATGTTTTCAGTGAGCTCAGTTTTCACGATTTCCTTGTACCTATGTCTACATCCTAACTagatgttttctcttgtatacatcagGTGTACTTGGGCTACGCCTATTCctctattagtattaataaaatctcttttacctatcaaaataatagtaataatccAAATTGCTCTTAGTATATGATTAATTTGCAAACACTAAAAGCATTAAGTGTTGGGAGTTTGTATATGCAATCTCGGAAAGTTAATCTATGGtggttttataatatattcccTAGGTATAAAGAAGGCATCTGGAACCGGTTGTACGAGTATGGAAGTCCTCCTTCAAGTTTCCGGTGTGGTAAAAGACATACGTATTGGCATGCTTTCGGATGATAACTTTTCTAGTGtaagattttttcaaattaatttacagctttgagccttttttttttatattcctgaGTGTCCGGGCCAGCTTGCGCGCAACTTGACTAATGCCAAAGGGCCCTAAAGTTAATGGCCAGGTAAACCTCCAGTGGCCCTAAAGGGACTCGAATTGGTGACCACTAGGGAGCAAACCCATGGCTTGACCAACTAAGCTAGCACTCAAGGTTGGTCAGTCTGCATTAGTTTGCAAACTACAAATTGGCCAGTCTGCATTTCCTAGTTGATAACTTCTCCTACATGCTTCCTCCTTGATGTGCTTTTGATTGAGGCGGGCACTTATTGCGTTTTAGTTTTGGATTTGGGGCATGCCTACACATTGACCCCTTTCGTATCTCAGTTCTGGGTTTAGTTTGTCATTTGCTTGCCTATCAACATTTTGGATGCCTTTGGGGGGCTGCCTTTTCAACATCCCCCATCTTTGTTGCTTTAAAGATTGTCCACTTGGTCAGAAGCATTAGTGGGTTCCATCTTGTGGTAGTGTAATTGAGTGTAGTCAGTCACTTTGCTTTGgtcatttgatttaaaaaataaaatgaaaggaagGGGGGGGAGTTGTGTATACCTGAAGGTTGTTTATTTTTACCCTTTGGGTTTCCATAGTCCATTAAGTTAACGCTCCTGAATGAGAGGTCCTTGAAGGTTTGTGGTGGCAATGGATGGTCTTTGGATGCATATGGTGAGGAGAAAGTATGGTCATGGGTGGATTTTTTGTATGCTTTCGGGATCTCATTTggtaacacttttttttttttttttttaaatttttacataagtaaacaattttattgaataatgataggcatagcccaagtacacaaaatGATATACCTCATTTGGTAACACTCTTCAAACGTGTTGATATCGGATTGCATATCTTTACCTGTATATTTGGTTGTTGGTGTAACTGCTCCATATGGCATAGACACAGAGTTTTGTAGGTTTTGCTTACTGgcttcttttaattttgaagaCTGTAGTCTTGCACAAGAGACAAGACTACAATCTTACTGGCTATAGTGTTTTTCTTATTATagtttctttaatattttagaaatataaGTCTTGTACATTTGTGCAATAGCATTTCTATGCATGGACTGTCTTAGCTTTTTGGATTTAGTTGCAGGAAGAATGCAAGGATTTGAATCAGAGAGTAAAGGATGGCTTGCTCAAAAGGCCAACTGTTGTAAGTTTTCTTTttggaatttattttacaactaaGATACAATTTTATCAACAATGAAAGAGGGTGTAAACTTGGTACATAGTAAGCATTCAAGAGATCCATGTAGCTACCAGAAGGAAAAAGTGATAGAAAGTAATGAACAGTAGTCATAGAAGTATACTAATATGGACCAGTATCCAATAATACCCCTATCCAATAATGCAAAGTATGACTTGAGCCCCAACATTGTTTGTTTGCAGTCTTCGAAACTACATTCACTCCTTTCCCTCTAAATACACCATAACAGAGCCAGTGTTATCTTCCACAACAGTACACAATGATGGCTCTTAAACTGTGCTCTCCAACATGCTAGGAAATCCACTACGCAGAATGGCATAATCCACTCTATACCAAATAGGCCAAAAGCTGTGTTCTGTGAAGTTCTTGCAACCTTGCAATGTAGGAGAAGGTGATCCACTGTTTTACCATTAATCTCGTGCATGCAACAccaattaatcattacaatgcCCTACTTTCTCATGCCATCCAGGCTAAGATTCCTCCCCAATGctgctgtccaaacaaagaaatttaCCCAGAGCCTTTTTCCCCTAAATAAGCTTCCAGTGGAAAGAAGTCTCATCATGAGCGCATAGGACATTGTAAAAAGACTTCACATTGTACACTCTTTCCTAGAAGGGCACCGAAGCATTCTTTCATCATTGTTGCTTCCAACCTGACTTCAAATACAACCTatcaaaaaacaaagagaagagaTCCACTTCCTAATCATTGGTCCCAACTTTTGGAAtgttattaattatcatttagATCACCTGTCGAGGCATAATCTATTCAACTTCTAGGATCTTTGTAACACCCCCTTCTTGTAGATATAAGAATGCTACTAAAACATGAAACTTGTGCCATGTAAGAGACATAATAAAAGGGGTTAGTGTGTAGGCATGACAGTTACAGAAAgcagaatcaaaacaatgtcTTGTAATAATAGAGCAGAAATAAAGGGGCATTTAATAATAACGGTTCAGACCAAAATAACCTTTGGCATAAGCATAACTGAAACAACATCATAAACAGAAACAGAGGCCCTGTTTACCCCGATAGCAGGGTTGTGCATCGCTAATGTTAACCAAGCAGAAACAAAAAACCATAAGCCACATTTTATACATGTGGCTAAGCCAGAAACATAAACAAGAGGCCACATTTTATACCTGTGACAAGGCCAGTAAAATAAACAGAATCTTATGCACTAGGATTTTCAAATTCagtacaataacaaatatggTTGAATAAGCAAATAATATCATGTAATCAGAAAGAAAACTAATACAGAAGTCACATTTACATGTTATGCAGTGGAGA from Carya illinoinensis cultivar Pawnee chromosome 6, C.illinoinensisPawnee_v1, whole genome shotgun sequence includes:
- the LOC122313881 gene encoding uncharacterized protein At5g08430 isoform X3, encoding MAGRVESAPFDWMEENSVHQYETPVRTKRKVRSKKKEFLGWGSRQLIEFLQSIGKDTSEHISQYDAAAIINDYVNNNHLLHPTKKKRILCDERLHSVFGRKTVSRIKIHDLLEPHFAENQEESDEVFSYSSDERENVLETYEQDNISSMERTTHQKKKVSVTPTSCFAALNPHNIKLVYLRKSLVEDLLKDPETFEDKLLGSFVRIKSDPNDYLQKNSHQLVQVTGIKKASGTGCTSMEVLLQVSGVVKDIRIGMLSDDNFSSVELQHKAQILHEDITKHWLAREIPLLQNLIDRANEKGWRRELDQYLEKKQLLETPDEQSRLLHEVPKVIADEVEPEATLEDILDNVEQGNNGSPRSILNGASEVPFRNIAANGVASTWTCQSTDFAEFQHDVIEEQPKQPSRYIDKSNGETQLANIESNKEGGMMVEVMTSQVIDLSDDEEKEEPCVGQRIPDDRLGSLLWHYLDPQGEIQGPFSLTSLKRWSDAYYFPSDFKVWKTGQNQDEAVLLKNILH
- the LOC122313881 gene encoding uncharacterized protein At5g08430 isoform X5 gives rise to the protein MAGRVESAPFDWMEENSVHQYETPVRTKRKVRSKKKEFLGWGSRQLIEFLQSIGKDTSEHISQYDAAAIINDYVNNNHLLHPTKKKRILCDERLHSVFGRKTVSRIKIHDLLEPHFAENQEESDEVFSYSSDERENVLETYEQDNISSMERTTHQKKKVSVTPTSCFAALNPHNIKLVYLRKSLVEDLLKDPETFEDKLLGSFVRIKSDPNDYLQKNSHQLVQVTGIKKASGTGCTSMEVLLQVSGVVKDIRIGMLSDDNFSSEECKDLNQRVKDGLLKRPTVVELQHKAQILHEDITKHYLEKKQLLETPDEQSRLLHEVPKVIADEVEPEATLEDILDNVEQGNNGSPRSILNGASEVPFRNIAANGVASTWTCQSTDFAEFQHDVIEEQPKQPSRYIDKSNGETQLANIESNKEGGMMVEVMTSQVIDLSDDEEKEEPCVGQRIPDDRLGSLLWHYLDPQGEIQGPFSLTSLKRWSDAYYFPSDFKVWKTGQNQDEAVLLKNILH
- the LOC122313881 gene encoding uncharacterized protein At5g08430 isoform X8, with the translated sequence MAGRVESAPFDWMEENSVHQYETPVRTKRKVRSKKKEFLGWGSRQLIEFLQSIGKDTSEHISQYDAAAIINDYVNNNHLLHPTKKKRILCDERLHSVFGRKTVSRIKIHDLLEPHFAENQEESDEVFSYSSDERENVLETYEQDNISSMERTTHQKKKVSVTPTSCFAALNPHNIKLVYLRKSLVEDLLKDPETFEDKLLGSFVRIKSDPNDYLQKNSHQLVQVTGIKKASGTGCTSMEVLLQVSGVVKDIRIGMLSDDNFSSVELQHKAQILHEDITKHYLEKKQLLETPDEQSRLLHEVPKVIADEVEPEATLEDILDNVEQGNNGSPRSILNGASEVPFRNIAANGVASTWTCQSTDFAEFQHDVIEEQPKQPSRYIDKSNGETQLANIESNKEGGMMVEVMTSQVIDLSDDEEKEEPCVGQRIPDDRLGSLLWHYLDPQGEIQGPFSLTSLKRWSDAYYFPSDFKVWKTGQNQDEAVLLKNILH
- the LOC122313881 gene encoding uncharacterized protein At5g08430 isoform X7 — encoded protein: MAGRVESAPFDWMEENSVHQYETPVRTKRKVRSKKKEFLGWGSRQLIEFLQSIGKDTSEHISQYDAAAIINDYVNNNHLLHPTKKKRILCDERLHSVFGRKTVSRIKIHDLLEPHFAENQEESDEVFSYSSDERENVLETYEQDNISSMERTTHQKKKVSVTPTSCFAALNPHNIKLVYLRKSLVEDLLKDPETFEDKLLGSFVRIKSDPNDYLQKNSHQLVQVTGIKKASGTGCTSMEVLLQVSGVVKDIRIGMLSDDNFSSEECKDLNQRVKDGLLKRPTVYLEKKQLLETPDEQSRLLHEVPKVIADEVEPEATLEDILDNVEQGNNGSPRSILNGASEVPFRNIAANGVASTWTCQSTDFAEFQHDVIEEQPKQPSRYIDKSNGETQLANIESNKEGGMMVEVMTSQVIDLSDDEEKEEPCVGQRIPDDRLGSLLWHYLDPQGEIQGPFSLTSLKRWSDAYYFPSDFKVWKTGQNQDEAVLLKNILH
- the LOC122313881 gene encoding uncharacterized protein At5g08430 isoform X2 → MAGRVESAPFDWMEENSVHQYETPVRTKRKVRSKKKEFLGWGSRQLIEFLQSIGKDTSEHISQYDAAAIINDYVNNNHLLHPTKKKRILCDERLHSVFGRKTVSRIKIHDLLEPHFAENQEESDEVFSYSSDERENVLETYEQDNISSMERTTHQKKKVSVTPTSCFAALNPHNIKLVYLRKSLVEDLLKDPETFEDKLLGSFVRIKSDPNDYLQKNSHQLVQVTGIKKASGTGCTSMEVLLQVSGVVKDIRIGMLSDDNFSSEECKDLNQRVKDGLLKRPTVVELQHKAQILHEDITKHWLAREIPLLQNLIDRANEKGWRRELDQYLEKKQLLETPDEQSRLLHEVPKVIADEVEPEATLEDILDNVEQGNNGSPRSILNGASEVPFRNIAANGVASTWTCQSTDFAEFQHDVIEEQPKQPSRYIDKSNGETQLANIESNKEGGMMVEVMTSQVIDLSDDEEKEEPCVGQRIPDDRLGSLLWHYLDPQGEIQGPFSLTSLKRWSDAYYFPSDFKVWKTGQNQDEAVLLKNILH
- the LOC122313881 gene encoding uncharacterized protein At5g08430 isoform X4, with translation MAGRVESAPFDWMEENSVHQYETPVRTKRKVRSKKKEFLGWGSRQLIEFLQSIGKDTSEHISQYDAAAIINDYVNNNHLLHPTKKKRILCDERLHSVFGRKTVSRIKIHDLLEPHFAENQEESDEVFSYSSDERENVLETYEQDNISSMERTTHQKKKVSVTPTSCFAALNPHNIKLVYLRKSLVEDLLKDPETFEDKLLGSFVRIKSDPNDYLQKNSHQLVQVTGIKKASGTGCTSMEVLLQVSGVVKDIRIGMLSDDNFSSLQEECKDLNQRVKDGLLKRPTVVELQHKAQILHEDITKHYLEKKQLLETPDEQSRLLHEVPKVIADEVEPEATLEDILDNVEQGNNGSPRSILNGASEVPFRNIAANGVASTWTCQSTDFAEFQHDVIEEQPKQPSRYIDKSNGETQLANIESNKEGGMMVEVMTSQVIDLSDDEEKEEPCVGQRIPDDRLGSLLWHYLDPQGEIQGPFSLTSLKRWSDAYYFPSDFKVWKTGQNQDEAVLLKNILH
- the LOC122313881 gene encoding uncharacterized protein At5g08430 isoform X1, whose amino-acid sequence is MAGRVESAPFDWMEENSVHQYETPVRTKRKVRSKKKEFLGWGSRQLIEFLQSIGKDTSEHISQYDAAAIINDYVNNNHLLHPTKKKRILCDERLHSVFGRKTVSRIKIHDLLEPHFAENQEESDEVFSYSSDERENVLETYEQDNISSMERTTHQKKKVSVTPTSCFAALNPHNIKLVYLRKSLVEDLLKDPETFEDKLLGSFVRIKSDPNDYLQKNSHQLVQVTGIKKASGTGCTSMEVLLQVSGVVKDIRIGMLSDDNFSSLQEECKDLNQRVKDGLLKRPTVVELQHKAQILHEDITKHWLAREIPLLQNLIDRANEKGWRRELDQYLEKKQLLETPDEQSRLLHEVPKVIADEVEPEATLEDILDNVEQGNNGSPRSILNGASEVPFRNIAANGVASTWTCQSTDFAEFQHDVIEEQPKQPSRYIDKSNGETQLANIESNKEGGMMVEVMTSQVIDLSDDEEKEEPCVGQRIPDDRLGSLLWHYLDPQGEIQGPFSLTSLKRWSDAYYFPSDFKVWKTGQNQDEAVLLKNILH
- the LOC122313881 gene encoding uncharacterized protein At5g08430 isoform X6, encoding MAGRVESAPFDWMEENSVHQYETPVRTKRKVRSKKKEFLGWGSRQLIEFLQSIGKDTSEHISQYDAAAIINDYVNNNHLLHPTKKKRILCDERLHSVFGRKTVSRIKIHDLLEPHFAENQEESDEVFSYSSDERENVLETYEQDNISSMERTTHQKKKVSVTPTSCFAALNPHNIKLVYLRKSLVEDLLKDPETFEDKLLGSFVRIKSDPNDYLQKNSHQLVQVTGIKKASGTGCTSMEVLLQVSGVVKDIRIGMLSDDNFSSLQEECKDLNQRVKDGLLKRPTVYLEKKQLLETPDEQSRLLHEVPKVIADEVEPEATLEDILDNVEQGNNGSPRSILNGASEVPFRNIAANGVASTWTCQSTDFAEFQHDVIEEQPKQPSRYIDKSNGETQLANIESNKEGGMMVEVMTSQVIDLSDDEEKEEPCVGQRIPDDRLGSLLWHYLDPQGEIQGPFSLTSLKRWSDAYYFPSDFKVWKTGQNQDEAVLLKNILH